Proteins co-encoded in one Leptospira inadai serovar Lyme str. 10 genomic window:
- a CDS encoding sensor domain-containing diguanylate cyclase: MIGKDNDPLMIEYYEKKIYDQKQLIEISKALNSTLDYKYLIDAILNICLAQLQTLSAAIFLAPEADSNYFELEPSFKGFDLNEDDVSFRIKTDAPLVTFLETKLKAMTPDQVEEAMGLSPELQFLRKIGGDLIIPLNAKGKVNGLLLLGEKITLGEWMEEDREFLTTLSTLAGIAVENSRLYELATVDMMTGLKVHHYFQTKLKEEMERSRKKRTGLALLFTDVDNFKKFNDTHGHQAGDEVLIAVAKRLIESAGKHDIAARYGGEEFCLVMPGADLKRGFEMGERIRKAVEASAIPNPNGGPDFKVTLSIGVSEFWISDRNNKDLIERADKALYEAKHSGKNRTIIQQSLNSN, encoded by the coding sequence TTGATCGGAAAAGACAACGATCCTCTAATGATCGAGTACTATGAGAAAAAGATCTACGATCAAAAACAATTAATCGAGATCAGTAAGGCCCTTAACTCTACACTCGATTACAAGTATCTTATAGATGCAATTTTAAATATCTGCCTCGCTCAACTTCAAACGTTAAGCGCAGCGATTTTTCTAGCGCCGGAAGCCGATTCCAATTATTTCGAACTGGAACCGAGTTTTAAAGGATTCGATTTAAACGAAGATGACGTAAGCTTTCGCATTAAAACGGACGCGCCTTTGGTTACTTTCCTAGAAACCAAATTGAAGGCGATGACTCCGGATCAAGTGGAAGAGGCTATGGGTCTGAGTCCCGAGTTGCAGTTTCTTAGGAAAATCGGGGGAGATTTGATCATTCCTCTTAACGCTAAAGGAAAAGTGAACGGGCTCTTATTGTTGGGCGAAAAAATCACTCTCGGCGAATGGATGGAGGAAGATCGGGAGTTTCTTACGACTCTTTCGACATTAGCCGGAATTGCCGTTGAAAATTCCCGATTGTATGAACTGGCTACGGTGGATATGATGACCGGCTTGAAAGTTCATCATTATTTTCAGACAAAGTTAAAGGAAGAAATGGAACGAAGTCGTAAGAAAAGGACCGGCTTGGCCCTCCTATTTACGGACGTGGATAACTTCAAAAAATTCAACGACACTCATGGCCACCAGGCCGGAGACGAAGTCTTAATCGCAGTCGCCAAACGATTGATTGAAAGTGCGGGAAAACACGATATCGCCGCTCGGTACGGCGGAGAGGAATTCTGTTTGGTTATGCCCGGCGCCGATTTAAAAAGAGGTTTCGAAATGGGAGAACGGATTCGGAAAGCCGTGGAGGCCTCTGCGATTCCGAATCCTAACGGAGGGCCGGATTTTAAGGTAACTCTTTCTATCGGTGTTTCCGAATTTTGGATTTCGGACCGAAATAACAAAGATTTGATCGAAAGAGCCGATAAGGCCCTGTATGAAGCGAAACATTCCGGAAAAAATAGAACCATTATACAGCAATCTTTGAATTCGAATTGA
- the proC gene encoding pyrroline-5-carboxylate reductase — protein MRREIMSQETIGIIGCGNMGGAIYRSLKNRKKNVLGFDPFLPAEKAQGILLEKDWEEFQKKSELLLLSVKPGDVSKTLKSLGSPKKILSVAAGIDTGTLRNSSPKGSSIVRIMPNLPILVEKGALGYFGDPELYATVREIFSPISYCLEVSKEELLDSVTGLSGSGPAYVFRFIQSLAEGGVASGLTYSQSLELSIHTVLGAASLLMEERGKDPDLHPEELKNRVTSPGGTTIAGLEELEKNKFAYSILAAVKRATERSKELGKS, from the coding sequence ATTCGGAGAGAGATCATGAGCCAAGAAACTATCGGGATCATCGGTTGCGGAAACATGGGTGGAGCGATTTATCGTTCGCTGAAAAATAGAAAAAAAAACGTACTCGGCTTCGATCCGTTTCTTCCCGCTGAGAAAGCGCAAGGGATTCTGCTGGAGAAGGATTGGGAAGAGTTTCAAAAAAAATCGGAACTACTGCTCCTTTCGGTAAAACCGGGAGATGTTTCTAAAACCTTAAAATCTCTCGGTTCACCTAAGAAAATCCTTTCCGTTGCCGCTGGAATCGATACCGGTACGTTGCGCAATTCTTCCCCCAAGGGTTCCAGTATCGTAAGAATCATGCCGAATCTGCCTATTCTTGTCGAAAAAGGAGCCTTGGGTTATTTCGGAGATCCGGAACTTTATGCGACTGTGAGAGAAATTTTTTCTCCTATCTCTTATTGCTTGGAAGTTTCCAAAGAAGAATTACTAGACTCCGTTACGGGTTTATCCGGATCCGGCCCTGCTTATGTTTTTCGTTTTATACAAAGTTTAGCGGAAGGTGGAGTCGCGTCCGGTCTAACCTATAGTCAGTCCTTGGAGTTATCCATTCATACGGTATTGGGTGCTGCGAGTCTCTTGATGGAAGAAAGAGGAAAGGATCCTGACCTTCATCCGGAAGAATTGAAAAATCGGGTAACTTCTCCCGGCGGAACAACCATTGCCGGTTTGGAAGAATTAGAAAAAAACAAGTTCGCTTATTCGATCCTTGCAGCGGTTAAACGAGCGACGGAAAGATCAAAAGAACTCGGTAAGTCGTAA
- a CDS encoding YggS family pyridoxal phosphate-dependent enzyme, producing the protein MGVLERYLSLRSEIESIRPENPATIIAVSKFQPKEKVVQAISGGCLHFGENRVQEGWDKFADLGTAGVDFILHHIGPLQSGTLRKYAGFYSYAHGVGSVAALEELRKRLEKDRWRMGIFLQANLTEETSKSGFSRSQLLEFLGSRSSFSSEFCRIEGLMTMGPSSGEEEMTRKVFHELGQIRKDYFPEAKLSMGMSGDYKIAVSEGSDYIRIGSAIFGERS; encoded by the coding sequence TTGGGAGTTTTAGAACGATATTTATCACTGCGATCCGAAATCGAATCGATTCGGCCCGAAAATCCCGCGACGATCATCGCAGTCTCTAAATTCCAACCCAAGGAAAAAGTGGTTCAGGCGATTTCGGGAGGCTGTCTGCATTTCGGAGAAAATCGAGTGCAAGAAGGTTGGGATAAATTCGCAGATTTAGGAACCGCCGGAGTGGACTTTATTCTCCATCATATCGGACCGCTGCAGTCAGGAACGTTACGAAAATACGCGGGATTCTATTCGTACGCCCATGGAGTCGGTTCCGTCGCCGCTCTGGAAGAATTGAGAAAACGACTGGAAAAAGATAGATGGAGAATGGGAATCTTCCTGCAAGCGAACCTTACGGAAGAAACATCCAAATCCGGTTTTTCCCGCTCGCAATTGCTGGAATTTCTCGGTAGTCGATCTTCTTTTTCCTCCGAATTTTGCAGGATTGAAGGATTGATGACGATGGGACCCAGTTCCGGCGAAGAAGAAATGACTCGAAAGGTTTTTCATGAATTGGGTCAAATTCGTAAGGATTATTTTCCCGAGGCCAAACTTTCTATGGGAATGTCCGGGGATTATAAAATCGCAGTGTCGGAAGGCAGCGATTACATCAGAATCGGAAGCGCAATATTCGGAGAGAGATCATGA